tgaataagtttggggggatgtgtctttgtgggtgcacttttCTTTTTGTGTCGTTGTGGGtgaacttttctttttggttgttCTTGTTTGTGTCATCGTTGAGTTGTTTAGTCTTGCTTTGTTGGTTTCTTTGTGATGTACCTTGGTGATGATGATGTGAGTTGTGTAGAGCCTTGTTGGATAACTGgttcatgatgatttctgtttaaaacttgtgaaattgcatgtgtttgtgttgatattgttgagattgagcatgattgataaatgataagcatggtctcttttgatgttgcaatcaatgaaataagctgtgagatttgagctttGAATGTCACcatttttacagtcttatttcttattctttaGTGATTGTTCAAGCATACAtgttctcactagaacttgtcttagtttctccctcgaggccacatagtgtgcttaataactttgagatgatagaagaccgtctttgctagcctatatatcccatatttgtcctattactatatatgatcctagttcacccctttgagccttttattttccattttatttggtttagccgtgggtgggagtttggagattgttgttatggggtagttggtttgtggagatgtgtgtttatggattatgtactttgatcttgattgaaaaaatcttagtaccctacaagtcgttgaaaaaaaaaagaaaaaaaaaaggaaaagaaagagagagagaaaaaaaagaaaagagagaaaagaattgaaaaaaatgggtacataggatgctttagaaagtcataataTCATGAGAATTAATTATTGTGTTGTGATGGATTTTGTATTGGAAATTTGGTTTTTGTGATAGGTGGATGATTGTTGAGTtagaatgttataaggttggtgattgtgTTACATTGAGAattatcttttagtcacttagccaaatatatcctgccctaccaaagagcctacgttacaaccttcaataaagacctttttgatcttggttataggagcacacgtgtagtggtggagaggtgagacgatcgACAAGCCTATGGTTGAGCACTTAtcttgcttgaactgagcgtatacacgtccatgaTCTTGATTGATatacttgagagttgagagttcttaaattctttatcttttggtgaggattgcaagtcattgagaccataatttgaagttCGTCATGAGtatgatatcttgatgataggagatacaaatgcatgttggttttttgttgacaaatctgaaaccacaatgttatccactttttcctgcgctcttgttgattcattcttgatTCATCTTTGtattgtccgaggacggacaatagtttaagtttggggggttgatgaATATGcattttttacctcttggtatgtcatatttgatggttagttatgaggtttttgtgtgtttgatggtttatttgagcttatattggtttatggtcaagaacttgtcacttgcttgttgtttgaatgaattttcagaactaatgaagcagaatttcgaagaattggctgaaatacaagttgtataTCGTTctgagaggagttcgtgagcgcaaacggatcgtaaatcggagttcggacgagggagaacgagcaaAAACAAAATTGATGCGCAAAGATGTCAGAACATCGTGGCACCTCATGCGGGctgggcgcgcggccgcgcctcgGGCCGCGTGACAGCACAGTTTTTGCgcgatttttctattatttcagctatttttcgatcctacacggttttgacctatattttgagacctagggcatataaatactccccagaaACATATTGAAAGAGCTTTTATCACCatgtatcatattttacttttcctgagagctgagaaaGACGGAGAACGCAGACAGAGCAAGATTaaagattctcaattctactacggtttttcttgtggatgtttatttgttttattgagaattgtattctagttcatatgtctatgtgtggctataatcccttttttcccagggtttagggagtagacatgatttgaatttctaactgtttgattcaattaattgagattgttatccctttttatgttcttgttacaattgtttgctttattgattggccaccaatttagcataatcataggttttaatttgatatcgggagatgataattattacctgaattaaaaacatagaacacatatatttaattctaaagggaattgatatttgtgagggcattaatcctatgagcttttaggagttgcgtgttagaagtgcgatccggggacggtagccttgcatgtaatcaacggtttgtatgccacgggagtgggtatagactagttttgagattgccttaggaatcgtcttattaattgaattgaacatgttaattaggagaatctgttgaaacctttaccttgggaatttttctcttatctgtttctttGTTTcccagcttgatttatttgttttctgttatttatttatttattttgttctttacaacaaaaaatttaaattttgtttgtccagatagagtagaataatttaggataggcattgataataattagtctctgtggaatacgaccttgcttgctactgtacacaattccacccgtacacttgcggcgtgttaataaaataacgaacacacatgcctcctggacacaaccatttccggcttgttagccgaccagtcatagacatgctacggcgcagaagttaccttcctcgtttgataaccatggcttgatgTCTCGTCACatttgatggatagtctctaaaCAAGCCCAAGACTggggaaggacagtgtatcccatcaatcctttccccaccttctggatctacaacgccttttgttgacgctgctcagctactcggtattgggtataccggttgtcacgccctggtataccctgacctttgcttgacacggacagcgttttaccgaacagagatcacccgttaggcccctactatCCATGGTTTTGAACAGGTCCTTcaggaaccacgagactcaaccgaaagaacaaatgcctcacgaatgtttacatgttgacaacaattatttccacccctaaaacctcaccaaaggatttactcacacatagcagaattcataaatgcgagatgaattaaacacatcatGTAACAAAAAGGGAATACTTGAATAATGGAAATGATACCTACGGCCACGAGCCTTTAATCTTGTTCGAATTGAAAGCAAAACGGAAATAGAAAATAGTACTGGAATGTAAAAtatttggatgccacacacggcaggattaaagtagtaaactaaataaaacaaaagttcaaaggtgccaagagcttcttcacgccgcACATCATCAATCTTTTATACTGTCGAATGGTGAAGGTCCAACCCTAGCTGCGCTAGCTCCATATCTTCAACGAGatcttctttcattttttagctcaatccttgattgatccgattgaagatagctTCCAGCTGTATGTtgtagtcaacctttcccttcTCCAGATTCTTCTAgctccttcttccttcttctgtTCGCTTCCTCCAATTCCCCgggatttactttcctttcttgGCTTCGGCTGTTTGCTTCTCAttgtagtggtcagacggattgcttccttcggtttgattcataccaggtgggttgcttcgggttcccatgccccaagttagactaGAGAGGTACTGcagccgaagctccatgctggtaaacataacattgcaatctgggcctggtaatgcccattccaaccacattcCTTCTGTTTCCGCTCTACTGGACCTTCCTTCCTTAACAACTTCATTCTCCCTTGGCACTACTACAAATTCTCTCATACTCTACAGTTTTAAACTGTAGAGTATGAGCATTCTGTACTGTAGATAATAGGTATGTAGAGAAAGACCCCCCCTTTTCTCTACGGTTGTAAAACTGTAGTCTATAGTTATCATAGACTACAGTTTTACACGCACATAATCTACATTTGTGAACCGTAGTCTATTATGCTCAATATACTACAGTGTGTAAACGTAGTTAATTAATAGCAAAATGTAGTGTATGTCAATTTTTTTCTACGGTTTTAATGAATATTCGTAGTCTATGTGTATAAAAGACTACAGTTTCATTATTTTACACTACCCTTTAAAACCGTAGTCCTTATGAAATCACTACTACAGTTTTAAAATTGTAGTTTATACATACTACTACAGTTTTATAATCGTAGTTACATATTGTAGTTCAATCCTATTTTAAAATCCGAGAATCCaaaacgaaattaaaataaaataaatttcattgcacataattaaaatatttcatcCAACAATATTGTAGCAAGTATTAATACAATGTCAAACCTAAAATTAACCATAAAATACAAAGTATGAAGTGCATATCATCAATACAATTATGTCGATTCAAAAAGTCTATCACACTAAAACAAAAATCGATCGTACTAAATATTTTCCATCAACATGCTTGCCCACTCAACACGAACTTCATCAATATCCTTTCGATCATAAGTTTGGTTATCCTGTATAtattcacaattaaaaatttaaatattaatactaTTTTATACAAACgaaaaaaattaacttaaattTGAATAAGTGAAAGATAAATTTCTTACAAGTAAACGTAGAGAGCATGAACCACTCTCTATAGTATTTTCAATAATGTCCTTCATGAATCGCAATAGAAAGAATCCACATTGTTTGAAATCCGGTTGTATTGGACACTATGTCAAAATATGAAGTGTTATCAAAATCATCCTAAGCATATTGGAAAAAAACTCaataatatataatgaaaaatatTACCTTCATGAGTTCCCAAGTGATTTGTTTCTTGCCTCTTTTTTGTAATTTTGCATTGAACATGTAAATCGCCcttcaaaatatattaacataTATTAGTTCtccaaataataaaacataaatgtaactatattaaaatatgaaaccTTACGTGTTCACAATAGTCTTCCAAGTATTATCAAACATACATTCACCGAGAGAatcaaaatgataaattatCTCTTTGTGAGGATCCAACACGGTAAGAATCCAATGATccctatatataataaaaaagtaCACATTAgacaaatttaaaaaagaataataataatgagaCAAGAACAAAGGAATAATAATACTTACTTTATATTGCACGGACATATAACTAATTGACCGGGGGATATATTCTCAAGCCTATTTGCCAAAGCTAGTGTTCGTGCATCATGCTTGTACTTGTTTACATATGATACATCAAACGGATCCACAAAACAAAACCGATGAGAAACACTACTATTCTTCAATTTTTTGTATAAGTGCctgataaaaagaaaaaaatgtatcaCAACTACATATACTTATGCTTTACATATTAACTTACGAAAAAGCAAATACTTACCACATGTATACTACTATGCAGTTTCCTGATATTGGCTCTAATTCACAAAAATCAACGATGTCATCGGCATGCACGTATAGCTCAAAAGGCTTACCAAAGATGTCAAAGTCAAATTGCACAAAAATTCCTTCACCATTCGTCAAGTGCTTATCAACATATCTGCACAACATTTTCAATGATGTATGCAAAGAATCAAAACACTTCACCTTGCTTTCATTAACTACTTTGTGGTTTGCTGCTTTTTGGGGCGGAGAAGTGAACTCCAACGATCTTGCAACACCCTATATAATTACAAGTTAATCTGCATAGTGTAAATTATAATGAAAATTTgatgattatatatatgtgaaaaaaaattaaataacaaacCTTTACTGCATCAACTTTGTCAATCAACACCACTTCATCAACATTATTTTTGTCCTTGTCTGTTTCTTCATCCATCCACAAACACGGTTGCTTAATAGAACAACTCCCTTTTTCTTCTGTATCTTTATCTTTCTCTTTTTCGGCTTCAAGTTGAGAAACTCTTTCTTGTAGGTTCTTTACTATGTTAGCATACTCTTCAATCACCTTATGCATTTCTGTATTCTTCATCTCATCTTTTCTCATGTGTTGTCTTCTCTCCTTGGGATACTTGAAGAACACAGAAGGAGTAATGTAACTACCAACCGCCCTAACACGCCCCGAGTGTTCAGACTTCTGTAGTGCATAGGAAAGCAAATCTTCCTCCAACATGTTAGTGTCCAATTCTCCTTCATGCTTTAGTCGTATGCACTCATCCTTATAGTTAGCAAGAACAAATAACATTATTGAAGCACTTTTATAatgcaacaaacaaaataaattgtatGTATTAATCTTACAATCTTATCCATAGTCTTCTTTAACTTCTCGTCTTCTATGTCGCCACTCTTGGGCACTCGTGCTCTCTTCCACATGATAGCTCTATCTACATCATCTTTGCCACATAATTCATCCTTCTACAATTATAATAAATCATGCTTAAGTCAGTCTGTTTGCGAGAGGCATTTCATGGGCCTCCCATAATCAAAACGTGATGAAAATTTTACGGTAACTATCTGTATGTTCATAAcatatatccaccaaattttAGCCTAATCGGACACCATTTACTATGACTAAAGAATTTTACAAGTTTACTGCTCAGATAAGTTAAACTATCCGGTCAAAACAGTTTGAGGGAAGATTTCATAGGCCTCCTATAATCAAAACGTAATTCAAATTTTTCAGTAACTACCTGTATGTTCCTAGtatatatccaccaaatttcagCCCAATAAGACACCATTTACTATGACTATAGATTTTTACAAATTTACTGCTAAGATAAGTAAACATGTCCGACACAAACAGTTTGAGGGACGATTTGATGGGCCTCCCATAATCAAAACATTATGAAACTTTTACAGTAACTATATGTATGTTCCTAGaatatatccaccaaatttcaTCCCAATCTAACACAGTTTACTATGATTAacaaaatttacaaatttaCTGCTCAGATAAGTTATACTATCCGGTCGAAATAGTTTGAGGGACGATTTCATAGGCCTCCTATAATCAAAACGTAATCAAAATTTTTCAGTAACTACCTGTATGTTCCTTGtatatatccaccaaatttcagaCTAATAGGACACCATTTACTATGACTATATAGTTTTACAAGTTTACTGCTAAGATAAGTGAAAATATCCGACACAAACAGTTTGAGGAACGATTTGATGGCCCTCCCATAATCAAAacataatgaaaattttacagtaACTATATGTATGTTCTTAGaatatatccaccaaatttcagCCCAATCAAACACAGTTTACTATGATTAACAAATTTTACAAATTTACTGCTCAGATAAGTTGAACTGTCAGGTAGAAACAGTTTGAGGGAAGATTTCATAGGCCTCCCATAATCAAAACGTAATCAAAATTTTGCAGTAACTACCTGTATATTCCTAGTATATATCCACCAAATTCCAGCCTAATAGGACACCATTTACTATGACAATTGATTTTTAGGCACAAACTTATTCAGTAGAACAAAAAACCACACTTCACAAACTTAATAAAATACAAACAcaaaaattaaacaataaatGTACCATTTTTTCAGCCAAACCCGCATAGCCCGTTCGTGAAAGTCTGTGTGGGTATATATTCTTCATTGCTCTCTCTTTCTGCACGTTACTCCATTTCTACAAGATAAAGTGCATTTATACTTAATACAAtcgaataaaattaaattactaataagGAAATTATGAACAAAAGTATCTTACATCAAATTCTTCTGTTATTCTAGATGTCACGAACAAATTCCAATCTTCACAAAGAATACCACAATTAGGGGGTGGATCATTCAACTTATCAGGATTGTTCTTCTTGGGTAATATATGCTCCTTATACATCGCAGATTTCCATTGTCGCCATTTCGTGTTTGCAGATTCTAAGCATCCCCATTTCCAATTTCTATCCACGTCATATGCGATCTAATAAAAAAAGTgaagaattttaaaaatcacTACCACTTGTAAATAACCACATAATCAAACATAAATAATGCATGTACTTACAGTCACATGTTCCCATAGCATGTCTTTCGTTTCTTTTGGCCGGGGTATAAAGGCTTCTCGGCATCCTCAAGTAACTTCATAAATTGATTGGGATTATCTTGATAAGTCTCATATGCATCGCGTACCATATCAATAGGATCCTCTTTATCTTCATGTGGAATACCTCCCAATGTGTTATCTTTTTTGTTGACTTGGTTTGAAGGTATGGATTTTTCCCCATGAAATACCCATGTTTGGTATGTTAGGTCTATACCATATGAACACAAGTGTGCTCTTACCACAAACACATCTTTTGTGTATATATTACCACACTTCACACAAGGACAAAGAATTTTGCTCGAGTCTTTGGCACTTTGCAAGGCGAATTGAATGAAAGATTCTACCCCATCCTCATATTCACGTGACAATCTATTCATTGACATCCATGATTTGTCCATAATGCAATAATTTGTCAAGGTCCTAAACTAAGAGACTGATTAGGTAATGTTCATCAAATAGGAAAATATGCATTTTATTTCTTCAAATCATGCTATGATGCACACATGCTCATTAAATCATAACATTTAAGCGAAGGACACATATTTAAGACAACAACATAAATGTATCAACACTTAGACAAATTTAGCCattcaataaatttatgatcaacagactgacttTGGGTGACCATAACTCTTCTCTAGAAAGGCTCTATACTGAACCGCTGGGTGTTCTGGACTCCCCGACATGATTTCTACAAGCTCAAAAAATTTCATGTAAAACGGACGAGTGGTACGTGAGATATGACTCTCCAAAGTTGCCTACTTCACACTGTCCCAACACTTAGCcaaattttttcaatgaatttATGTTCAATAGACTGACTTTGGGTGACCATAACTATTCTCTAGAAAAGCTCTATACTAAACCGATGGGTTTTCTGGACTCCTAGACATGATTTCTACAAGCTCACAAAATTTCAGGTAAAAAGGACAAGGGATTCGTGAGATATGACTCTCCAAACTTGCCTACTTCACACTGTCCCAACACTTGGCcaaaattttcgaattttctgGGTTGACAGCTTTGGTGGCTGAACTTTGAGGGCTTGTATCTCTTGACTCAAAACTCCTATGGGGACGTGCCATACCATTCTGAAAACCTTGGAATGGGAGCTACACACTCAAACTAAACTCACTCAAAAATAAAATCTGTACTTGGAGATATAGAGATTCAAAGACACTCAACATAAGAagagatatttataaatttcttgaaactaatttgtagcAAAACACATATTCATGGACAATGGTTATAGAAATAGTAAAACAAAACATCAAAACCAAAAAATGAACGTTGATATGTATAGAAGAACGTTCAACATATTGGGCGCATGTCATATAACAATTGAATAAGAAAGTTCAACACTTAGAACACAAAATACCATTAAGAGAATAGAATAAAAACCCACCTGCAAATCTTGGAGACGAGAATGGAGGCGCGGCAGCAAGAACAGAGGCACGGCGGCGAGGAAACTAGTAGCTACTGCTCGTCGGCGGTGGTTGAAAGAGAGACGTCTTCGTCGTCGTACGCTCTTGGTttggttgagagagagagagacggtagTGTTGTGTCTTCCTTTGGTGGCAACGGTAGGGTTTTTGTGGAGGGTAGGGCGCAGCGTAGAGAAGATGATAGAGAGGCAGTTACGTACGTGCACTTGCAGCGGGACTTTCATATGGTTTGaaactcttttttttctttaattctaTCGACACTCCTTGTATAATAAACGTTCTCGTCAATTATAAACTAATAATCTCATATAGCGCAGCTGGATAAGGCGCTCAAAATGTTGGCGCAGGTCACTGGTTCGAttctttcttttaaaattttattctttgtttattttttacataaaatagtcttatattattttattaattgctaaactataaaaattcatttaatttttggATATGTCAATCAAtagtattaataaaaaattattagaataatatattaaaaaaaattctat
The genomic region above belongs to Salvia miltiorrhiza cultivar Shanhuang (shh) chromosome 5, IMPLAD_Smil_shh, whole genome shotgun sequence and contains:
- the LOC130986942 gene encoding uncharacterized protein LOC130986942 translates to MWKRARVPKSGDIEDEKLKKTMDKIDECIRLKHEGELDTNMLEEDLLSYALQKSEHSGRVRAVGSYITPSVFFKYPKERRQHMRKDEMKNTEMHKVIEEYANIVKNLQERVSQLEAEKEKDKDTEEKGSCSIKQPCLWMDEETDKDKNNVDEVVLIDKVDAVKGVARSLEFTSPPQKAANHKVVNESKVKCFDSLHTSLKMLCRYVDKHLTNGEGIFVQFDFDIFGKPFELYVHADDIVDFCELEPISGNCIVVYMWHLYKKLKNSSVSHRFCFVDPFDVSYVNKYKHDARTLALANRLENISPGQLVICPCNIKDHWILTVLDPHKEIIYHFDSLGECMFDNTWKTIVNTAIYMFNAKLQKRGKKQITWELMKCPIQPDFKQCGFFLLRFMKDIIENTIESGSCSLRLLDNQTYDRKDIDEVRVEWASMLMENI